Genomic window (Ancylothrix sp. D3o):
TTCCCATTCCATTATCAGAAATTCGCACAGCCACCCAGTTTTCTTGAGTGAGTTCAGTTTGAATCATAATAAGTTTTTCTGGGCCATTTTCCTTATCTTTCAAATTTAAGTCTAAAGCATCAATGGCATTGCTAAGAATGTTCATAAACACTTGATTAAGAGTGCCGGCATAACATTCCACGGGCGGTAATACTCCATAATTTTTGATGATTTTAATGGGCGAAGTTTTGCCTTTACCCTTCACCCGATGATCTAAAATCAGCAAAGTGCTATCAATTCCTTCGTGAAGATCAACTTTTTTCTTTTCTGCCTCATCCAGACGGGAAAAATTGCGTAAAGAAACAACTATTTGCCTAATTCTTTCTGCGCCTATTTGCATAGAATTCAGCAACTTAGGTAAATCCACCACCAAAAAATTCAAATCAATATCCTCAGACTGCTGGTGAATTTCAGGCGTAGCATCTGGATAAGTTTTCTGATAAGTTTCTAGCAGCGTCAGCAAATCTTCGATATATTGACCGGCATAAGATAAATTGCCATAAATAAAATTAACGGGATTATTAATTTCGTGAGCAATTCCAGCCACCAACTGCCCCAAAGACGACATTTTTTCAGCTTGAATCAATTGGGATTGAGTTTGCTGCAACTCGTGCAAAGCTTGAGTAAGCTGTTGCGCTTGTTTACGCAATTGACCCTCCGACTGTCTCAAAGCCATTTCTACTCGCGTGCGTTCAGCAATATCCTGAACTAACATATCATTTGCCGCCTTTAATTCCGCCGTGCGTTCTTCAACTTGTTTTTGTAAATCATCATGGGCTTGTTGTAGGGCATATTCGGCTCGCCGGCGTTCTATAATTTCCTTTTGTAATTGTTCATTAGCAGTTTTTAACTCTTTTGTTCGTTCATCCACAGCTTGCTGCAAAACTTCAATAATTCCATACATTTCATTGGGATCTAAAGCTTGCAATAAACTGGTTTGCGAAACAATACCTAACAAATGGCAATCGGCATTTGTTACCACCATTCTACGAACGTGCCGGTGCTGCATTTCTTGATGGGCATACCACAAAGAATCGGTTAATTTTAAACAAAATAAAGGATAACTCATCACATCTTCAGCTTTCATCCCTCCTAAGTCTAAATCAAGGGCTTGGAATTGAACGATATCGCGTTCTGTAACAATCCCCACCGGCTTAAGAATTTCTTTTTTATGAGAGGTAGTAGCTTCCCAAATCACGTCCGTAATCACCACACAACTAACTCGGTGTTCCGCCATTAATTTCGCCAAATCTAACACCGATTTTTCTCTGGTAGCGTGAATAACTGAATGGCTCATCACGTCTTTAACCGACCGTAAATGTGTTAAAATATTAGCCGGTTGTAAAGCTTTGCGTACCGTTTCCGGTGTCACAACTCCTAATAGTTTCCCTTGATTATCAACCACCGGCAAATGACGAATCCGGTGCTGACGAAAAAGTGAAAGGGCAGTGAAAATTCCATGAGCATCAGATTGTCGCACCGTAATCAGGGTTCTTGTCATTACATCCCCGACGGTAATGCTTTTTAAATCAATATCTGCCGCTGTGAGGCGGACAATATCCCGTTCCGTAAAAATCCCTCGGATCTCCGCAGCAGAAGTTTCATCTAACTGACAGCACATCGCTACAGATGGGCCTTCCCTGACTAATACACAACTGGCCCGAATTTCCGCTGCAATCGGTTCCTCTACCCCAGAATTAGCATCAGGGAGAGGACAGGCACTTCTTACCTGGCTCATCAGTGTCAAAACATCAGAAACCGGCGTTTGCGCCGCCACAATTAGCGGATGCCGGTCAATTGCATACTCAAGAGCCGAAGAATAAAATGGGGTGTTGTTTAAAGACATGACGAGTCAAAACTTAAAAATATATTAAAAATTTGGCGGTACAAAATCAAGAGAGAAACCGAGCGGGGACTCTGACACTTTTGTAATATAGGTAATCTCCTCATAGGAGGCGAAAAGACAATTTAAGCATTTCTTTAGATGTGTTGGAGCAAAGAGTAGTTTGATGCCGGTGCGCTCAATAATGTCTTAATAAACATATTTTGTCATTACGGCTGGGCACTGCGCCGACATTTCGCGTCGTGTAAGTCTTGCTGATGATAAGGTTGCTATCTGAGATAAAACAAGAATAAACCAGACAGCCCTCGCTGAGAGAACAGAAACTTTGCGATGTTGCAAAATCAGCAGATGAACCGGGCGGGGACTCTGACCGTTTTGTAATATAGGTAATCCTCATAGGAGGCCAAAAGATAATTTAAAACAATTTTCCGATGCTGGAAGAGCAAAGTGTTATGGGGTGCAGAACAGCTAAATAATCTCTTAATCAGCGTATTTTCTCCTTCAACTTGCATCATGTAAATCTTAGCGATGATTCTCTGGCAGTCTGGGATAAAACAACAATAAACCGGATAGCGATGCCCTAAAACGCCGTATTGCAAGGCTGACAAAAAAGCAACATGGATATCCCCTGATAATTTTCCCTAGACGCTTAAAAATTGCTGCGTTGCCGTCGCCTAAGAGCCAAACTCAAATCCCACGAACGCCTTTATTTACCGCTGTCCACAGGCAAAACTTGTGATTTTTAGCGATAAAAGTTTGTCGGGCACTCAACTTGAACGACTTGGGTAATTTCGTCAAAATTGGAGCTAAATGGTTTCGCCAAAGCCGCCTGTTTAACGCAGTTGATGGCATATTGTGCCTCTATTATGCAACATCGTTTAGCAAAACGTACAACCCATTATACTTTTTCCTTTGATCCCGTGAGCCTCAACCCACTTACTTGCCCTTCTGGCACCGGCACTTTCAACGGCGACACTTTGCTCAACCACAGCCAAGCCCGAACTTTTAGAACTTTTAGCCATCGGGCAAAAGCGGCCAAGACGATTTAAACTTGATTAGACAATCTGTTAGTACCAGATTTTTAGATTACTTTCCTCAGAAAAGCATTTGACTCACTTTTTTTCAGCCATCGGAAATTACCGTCTAAAGACGCGATATATTGGCTTTTTCAAGCCTAAAGATTGATGTGAATTATCCTCTAGGGATGAAACAATCTTCCTAGAGTCAGAAATAATCGTGCTGATAACGAGGAGAGATATTATTTCTCACCTCAGACACAAAAAACGGGGTTCTTTATGAGGAGACTCCTAAAAAGTAAATAGGAAGGTGGCCCCTAATCCTGTCATTCCTAGGGTAAGGAATTACAGGAAATGGTCTAGGCCGGTGGAAAAATTTAGCCCTTAATTTAATGCTCAACTTCCCAAAGCTGAATTGGCCTTGATTGAGATCCCCGCTGAAACTACCGCCTGGGTAGCAAATTGTAGAGATTATTTCAGCTTGCTTGTTGAAAGTGAGCCCATCTGTCAGCGATTTTAAGCCTATAGCCGCTGATCCTACTCTTTTCTTATCCAGGTGGCTCTGGTTGCTTGTTTAAATTTGCTCGGACTAGGGCCAAACAAAAAAATTAACGCCGACATTGAACGTCTGACAGGGAAATAAGCTTGATGATAGATGAATATTTTCAGGTTTACCCC
Coding sequences:
- a CDS encoding CBS domain-containing protein, with translation MSLNNTPFYSSALEYAIDRHPLIVAAQTPVSDVLTLMSQVRSACPLPDANSGVEEPIAAEIRASCVLVREGPSVAMCCQLDETSAAEIRGIFTERDIVRLTAADIDLKSITVGDVMTRTLITVRQSDAHGIFTALSLFRQHRIRHLPVVDNQGKLLGVVTPETVRKALQPANILTHLRSVKDVMSHSVIHATREKSVLDLAKLMAEHRVSCVVITDVIWEATTSHKKEILKPVGIVTERDIVQFQALDLDLGGMKAEDVMSYPLFCLKLTDSLWYAHQEMQHRHVRRMVVTNADCHLLGIVSQTSLLQALDPNEMYGIIEVLQQAVDERTKELKTANEQLQKEIIERRRAEYALQQAHDDLQKQVEERTAELKAANDMLVQDIAERTRVEMALRQSEGQLRKQAQQLTQALHELQQTQSQLIQAEKMSSLGQLVAGIAHEINNPVNFIYGNLSYAGQYIEDLLTLLETYQKTYPDATPEIHQQSEDIDLNFLVVDLPKLLNSMQIGAERIRQIVVSLRNFSRLDEAEKKKVDLHEGIDSTLLILDHRVKGKGKTSPIKIIKNYGVLPPVECYAGTLNQVFMNILSNAIDALDLNLKDKENGPEKLIMIQTELTQENWVAVRISDNGMGMPTHVQQHLFEPFFTTKPVGKGTGLGLSISYQIVVEKHGGRLHCNSKAGEGTEFIIEIPIKQQKHKTKFL